A genomic segment from Klebsiella africana encodes:
- a CDS encoding NAD(P)H-dependent flavin oxidoreductase yields the protein MSNPLLSLLDIDYPLIQAPMAGVSTPALAAAVSNAGALGSLGLGASTVAQAETMIAATRQLTDRPFNVNLFCHAPPRRDARREADWATTLRPHFARYGSTPPDSLKEIYQTFIGHTPMLELLLDLSPAVVSFHFGLPARETIQRLQQQGIVTLATATSLQEALVIEREGIDVVVAQGYEAGGHRGIFAPQEPDAQLSTFTLVQLLRQRLTIPVVAAGGIMDGAGITSMMQLGAQGVQLGTAFLLCPESAADAGYRAAIANSIDGRTVLTSAISGRPARCLANAFCALGEACPASAVPDYPLAYDIGKALAAAAKAQGVHEYGAHWAGQGVGLIRECDAASLVRQLAAECGWN from the coding sequence ATGAGCAACCCGCTGCTTTCGCTTCTTGATATTGATTATCCCCTGATTCAGGCCCCGATGGCGGGCGTCTCCACCCCCGCGCTGGCTGCCGCGGTAAGTAATGCCGGCGCGCTGGGCTCGCTGGGGCTAGGCGCTTCAACCGTTGCCCAGGCGGAAACGATGATAGCGGCTACCCGCCAGCTGACGGACCGTCCGTTCAATGTCAATCTGTTCTGTCATGCGCCGCCCCGGCGCGACGCCCGGCGGGAAGCCGACTGGGCAACAACATTACGCCCCCATTTTGCCCGCTATGGCAGTACGCCCCCGGATTCGTTAAAAGAAATCTATCAGACATTCATCGGTCATACGCCGATGCTGGAGCTGCTTCTCGACCTGTCGCCGGCGGTGGTGAGCTTTCATTTTGGCCTGCCTGCGCGCGAGACGATCCAGCGCCTGCAACAGCAGGGGATCGTCACCCTGGCGACAGCAACCTCGCTGCAGGAGGCGCTGGTCATCGAGCGCGAGGGAATTGACGTGGTGGTCGCTCAGGGCTATGAGGCGGGCGGACACCGGGGGATCTTTGCCCCGCAGGAGCCTGACGCGCAGCTGAGCACCTTCACCCTGGTGCAACTTCTGCGGCAACGGCTGACCATCCCGGTGGTGGCCGCCGGGGGTATTATGGACGGGGCGGGGATCACCAGCATGATGCAGTTAGGTGCGCAGGGCGTTCAGCTTGGCACGGCATTTTTACTCTGTCCGGAATCGGCGGCCGACGCCGGTTATCGCGCGGCGATCGCCAACAGCATCGATGGACGTACGGTGCTGACCTCCGCGATATCCGGGCGTCCGGCACGCTGTCTGGCGAATGCCTTCTGTGCGCTGGGGGAAGCCTGTCCGGCGAGCGCCGTGCCGGATTATCCGCTGGCGTATGATATCGGCAAAGCGCTGGCCGCCGCCGCGAAAGCCCAGGGCGTCCATGAGTATGGCGCCCACTGGGCCGGGCAGGGGGTGGGGTTGATCCGCGAGTGCGACGCCGCCAGCCTGGTTCGTCAGCTGGCGGCAGAGTGCGGCTGGAATTAA
- a CDS encoding LysR family transcriptional regulator — translation MNHSTLEIFIQVAETQSVTQAAKRLGRVQSNITTRIQQLEEELAVELFVRGNKKMVLSPAGVQFLSYARRILSLAEEAKQALHPTTPGGSLRLGAMEATAASRLPPLLTRFQQQCPQVDITLITQPTRQLTEGVLTAALDAALVCLPPGADGQPACPAELAFIPVFHETLMLVRPQTPGPLRFAAFANGCSYRALGERWLAEQQAAVEVHEVNSYHSMLACMASGRYAGLLPQSVLSLMTLPANCLSEPLCEATTQLIWRSGLSAPALSEWRKLLQSVAND, via the coding sequence ATGAACCACAGCACACTCGAGATCTTCATTCAGGTGGCAGAAACGCAGAGCGTCACCCAGGCAGCAAAACGGCTGGGCCGCGTACAGTCCAATATCACGACCCGCATTCAGCAGCTGGAAGAAGAGCTTGCCGTTGAGCTCTTCGTTCGCGGCAACAAAAAAATGGTGTTGTCCCCGGCAGGCGTGCAGTTTCTCAGCTATGCCCGGCGGATCCTGAGCCTGGCGGAAGAGGCAAAGCAGGCTCTGCATCCAACAACCCCAGGCGGCAGCCTGCGTCTGGGCGCGATGGAGGCGACCGCCGCCAGCCGGCTGCCGCCGCTGCTTACTCGCTTCCAACAGCAGTGCCCGCAGGTGGATATCACCCTCATCACCCAACCGACCCGCCAGTTAACCGAGGGGGTGTTAACCGCCGCCCTCGATGCCGCACTGGTCTGCCTGCCGCCTGGGGCCGATGGTCAACCGGCCTGTCCTGCCGAGCTGGCATTTATCCCGGTGTTTCATGAAACCCTGATGCTGGTCCGTCCGCAGACCCCGGGTCCGCTGCGGTTCGCGGCATTTGCCAATGGATGCAGCTACCGCGCGCTGGGAGAACGCTGGCTGGCGGAACAGCAGGCAGCCGTCGAGGTGCATGAGGTCAACTCCTATCACAGCATGCTCGCCTGCATGGCGTCCGGGCGCTACGCCGGCCTGCTGCCGCAGAGCGTGCTGTCGCTGATGACGCTTCCCGCAAACTGCCTTAGCGAACCGCTGTGCGAGGCGACCACCCAGCTCATCTGGCGCAGTGGCTTGAGCGCCCCCGCCCTGAGCGAGTGGCGCAAGCTGTTGCAAAGTGTGGCGAACGACTAA
- a CDS encoding VOC family protein: MSFCHLRIARPVSELGTTASMYCAGLGLEQLGSFTDHEGFSGIMLGAPDAGWHLEFTHCRHHPVTPSPGDEDLLVLYYPQQAEWQAQCAAMDAAGFLRVTAFNPYWEMNGVTFVDRDGYRTVLQNRAWGMVRDSSQVAAN; the protein is encoded by the coding sequence ATGTCGTTCTGTCATCTGCGCATTGCCAGACCGGTCAGCGAACTGGGCACCACCGCCAGCATGTACTGCGCCGGGCTGGGACTCGAGCAGCTCGGTAGCTTTACCGATCATGAAGGATTCAGCGGGATAATGCTCGGCGCGCCCGACGCGGGCTGGCATCTGGAATTCACCCACTGCCGCCACCATCCCGTCACTCCCTCGCCAGGAGATGAAGATTTGCTGGTGCTGTATTACCCACAGCAGGCGGAATGGCAAGCACAGTGCGCCGCCATGGACGCCGCCGGGTTTCTGCGGGTCACGGCGTTTAACCCTTACTGGGAGATGAATGGCGTCACTTTCGTCGACCGCGACGGCTATCGCACCGTGTTGCAAAACCGCGCCTGGGGGATGGTGCGCGATTCGTCGCAGGTGGCGGCGAACTAA
- a CDS encoding MFS transporter: MSTSVSTTQLNLRIISIVVFTCICYLSIGLPLAVLPGYIHYQLGYSTFVAGIVISLQYISTLISRPHAGRYTDIWGPKKVVSLGIVCCLLSGAFTLLAVVLQATPMLAIAALLAGRVFLGVGESFTATGATLWGIKTVGAIHTSRVISWNGVATYVAMAVGAPLGVTLNHYFGISGFATVVVLVAAIGLLFARTRQDVRVTAGARAPFHAVVRKIWPYGLGLAFGTVGFGVIATFITLYFAAHSWQGAAFTLSLFSVGFICVRLVLGNTITRFGGVPVSLACFIIESLGLLLIWLAPSAWMAGVGAFLTGSGFSLVFPALGVEAVKQVEEQNQGTALGTYSAFLDLALGLTGPLAGWVAGFYDLATLYLLAAIVVAFAFLLIFRIHRQQRMMSQA, encoded by the coding sequence ATGAGCACTTCCGTCAGCACTACACAACTCAATTTGCGCATTATTTCGATCGTTGTTTTTACCTGTATCTGCTATCTCTCCATTGGTCTGCCGCTGGCCGTTCTGCCGGGTTATATTCACTATCAGCTGGGCTACAGCACCTTTGTGGCCGGAATTGTGATCAGTCTGCAGTACATCTCAACACTGATAAGCCGGCCCCACGCCGGGCGCTATACCGATATCTGGGGGCCGAAAAAAGTGGTCAGCCTCGGGATCGTCTGCTGTCTGCTCAGTGGCGCCTTCACGCTACTGGCCGTCGTCCTGCAGGCAACGCCGATGCTGGCCATTGCCGCACTGCTTGCGGGGCGGGTGTTTCTCGGCGTCGGCGAGAGCTTTACCGCCACCGGCGCCACCCTGTGGGGGATCAAAACCGTCGGCGCGATCCACACGTCACGGGTTATCTCCTGGAACGGCGTGGCGACCTATGTGGCGATGGCGGTCGGGGCGCCGCTGGGAGTTACCCTTAATCACTATTTTGGCATCAGCGGCTTTGCTACGGTGGTAGTGCTGGTTGCGGCCATCGGTCTGCTGTTCGCTCGTACCCGCCAGGACGTCAGGGTGACCGCCGGCGCCAGAGCGCCCTTTCACGCGGTGGTGCGAAAAATCTGGCCTTATGGTCTGGGTTTGGCCTTTGGCACCGTTGGTTTCGGCGTTATCGCCACCTTTATCACCCTCTACTTCGCCGCGCACAGCTGGCAGGGCGCCGCGTTTACCCTTTCGCTGTTCAGCGTCGGCTTTATCTGCGTTCGCCTGGTGCTGGGAAATACCATTACCCGCTTTGGCGGAGTCCCGGTCTCCCTGGCCTGCTTCATCATCGAAAGTCTCGGCCTGCTGCTTATCTGGCTGGCGCCGTCAGCCTGGATGGCCGGCGTCGGCGCTTTTCTCACCGGTTCGGGTTTCTCGCTGGTCTTTCCGGCCTTAGGGGTTGAGGCGGTAAAACAGGTTGAAGAGCAAAATCAGGGAACCGCCCTCGGCACCTACTCGGCGTTTCTTGATCTGGCGCTGGGGCTGACCGGGCCGCTGGCCGGCTGGGTCGCCGGGTTCTACGATCTCGCCACGCTGTATCTGCTGGCGGCGATCGTGGTGGCGTTCGCATTCCTGCTAATTTTCCGCATACATCGGCAACAGCGGATGATGTCACAAGCCTAG
- the tam gene encoding trans-aconitate 2-methyltransferase — MADWNPSLYLQFDAERTRPAADLLSRIAHLQVEHAVDLGCGPGNSTRLLRAAWPLATIVGIDNSPAMLIQAAQALPDCEFINADIARWQPAQPVDVIYANASLQWLTDHETLFPHLVNQLADNGTLAVQMPDNWQEPSHTLMRQVASEMGLPDRGRQPLLPPDAWYDMLTRQGCEVDIWRTTYFHPLASHQAIVDWLQGTGLRPYLAGLDEQARRAFLTRYLELLAAHYPLQCNGKVLLRFPRLFIVARKIAA; from the coding sequence ATGGCCGACTGGAATCCTTCGTTGTATCTGCAATTTGATGCTGAACGTACCCGCCCCGCGGCCGATCTGCTCTCGCGTATCGCCCATCTGCAGGTCGAGCACGCCGTCGACCTCGGCTGCGGGCCGGGAAACAGTACCCGCCTGCTGCGCGCCGCCTGGCCGTTGGCGACGATTGTCGGTATCGATAACTCCCCGGCCATGTTAATCCAGGCGGCGCAGGCTTTACCCGACTGCGAGTTTATTAACGCCGATATTGCCCGCTGGCAGCCCGCGCAACCGGTAGACGTGATCTATGCCAACGCCTCGCTGCAGTGGCTTACGGATCATGAGACGCTCTTTCCCCATCTGGTGAACCAGCTGGCGGACAACGGGACGCTTGCCGTGCAAATGCCCGATAACTGGCAGGAACCCTCCCATACCCTGATGCGTCAGGTTGCCAGCGAAATGGGGTTGCCGGACCGCGGCCGCCAGCCCTTACTCCCGCCGGACGCCTGGTACGATATGCTGACCCGCCAGGGTTGTGAAGTTGATATCTGGCGCACCACCTATTTCCATCCTCTCGCTTCTCATCAGGCGATTGTCGACTGGCTGCAGGGTACCGGGTTACGCCCCTATCTGGCAGGCCTGGACGAGCAGGCCAGACGCGCCTTTCTGACACGTTATCTCGAATTGCTGGCCGCACACTATCCGTTACAGTGTAACGGAAAGGTGCTCCTGCGGTTCCCACGGCTGTTTATCGTGGCGCGAAAGATCGCCGCCTGA
- a CDS encoding carboxymuconolactone decarboxylase family protein: MSTPPVDRRTLAAIAPKLAELTETVLFGDIWARSELSPRERSLITLSTLTALGKTEQLPWHIALGYQNGLSREEIVELFTHLAFYAGWPAAASALTCLNAQEAPCP, from the coding sequence ATGAGTACTCCTCCTGTCGATCGCCGAACGCTGGCTGCTATCGCGCCAAAGCTAGCCGAGCTGACCGAAACGGTGTTGTTTGGTGATATCTGGGCACGCAGCGAGCTGTCGCCCCGCGAACGCAGCCTGATTACGCTATCCACCCTGACGGCGCTGGGCAAAACTGAACAGCTGCCGTGGCACATCGCGCTCGGCTATCAAAATGGCCTGAGCCGGGAAGAAATTGTCGAATTATTTACCCATCTGGCGTTCTATGCCGGTTGGCCGGCGGCAGCCAGCGCACTAACCTGCCTGAACGCACAGGAGGCGCCATGCCCCTGA
- a CDS encoding tautomerase family protein, which translates to MPLTRISLGTAWRPAECAQLSALFHECLVAEFDVPSADKFQFIEQTADEQRIFDPHYLSAGRSARFVLFHIFAGKPRSRAQKQSLYRRLCARLSNEMAVSPQDVMVVVQFNQLEDWSFSAGKMADE; encoded by the coding sequence ATGCCCCTGACCCGAATTTCACTTGGTACCGCCTGGCGTCCCGCGGAGTGTGCTCAGCTGTCGGCGCTCTTTCATGAGTGTCTGGTGGCGGAGTTTGACGTGCCGTCAGCAGATAAATTTCAGTTTATCGAACAGACCGCTGACGAACAGCGTATTTTTGACCCGCACTACCTCAGCGCCGGACGCAGCGCCCGCTTCGTGCTGTTTCATATATTTGCCGGAAAACCGCGCAGCCGGGCGCAGAAACAGAGTCTTTATCGTCGGCTTTGTGCGCGATTAAGCAATGAGATGGCGGTCAGCCCGCAGGACGTGATGGTGGTTGTCCAGTTTAACCAACTGGAGGACTGGAGTTTTAGTGCAGGGAAAATGGCGGATGAATAA
- a CDS encoding GNAT family N-acetyltransferase, whose translation MVIDIREIRPHDKAGWLQLWEGYTRFYGSPQPEEVTEYTWQRMLDVNSPVLGRVAVVDDAVVGFAICVLHEGTWVTAPICYLEDLFVDPVFRGQGIARTMIKALQSEGTDKGWSRLYWHTRRDNPARHLYDEFTPADDYVRYRITLTS comes from the coding sequence ATGGTCATCGATATCCGGGAAATACGGCCGCACGACAAAGCCGGGTGGCTTCAGCTTTGGGAAGGCTATACCCGTTTCTACGGCAGCCCGCAGCCGGAAGAGGTGACCGAATACACCTGGCAGCGGATGCTGGATGTTAACTCGCCTGTATTGGGAAGGGTCGCGGTGGTAGATGATGCGGTAGTAGGGTTTGCTATCTGCGTTCTTCACGAGGGAACCTGGGTCACCGCACCGATCTGTTATCTTGAAGATTTGTTCGTCGATCCCGTTTTCCGGGGACAAGGCATCGCCAGAACCATGATTAAGGCACTACAAAGCGAAGGGACGGACAAAGGCTGGTCGCGCCTGTACTGGCATACGCGTCGTGATAATCCCGCCCGTCATCTGTATGATGAGTTTACCCCGGCTGACGATTACGTACGCTACAGGATCACGCTTACGTCCTGA
- a CDS encoding tagaturonate reductase: protein MKTLNRRDFPGAQYPDRIIQFGEGNFLRAFVDWQIDLLNEHTDLNAGIVVVRPIATDFPPSLNTQDGLYTTIIRGLNEKGEAVSDARLIRSVNREISAYADFDAFLRLAHNPEMRFVFSNTTEAGISYHAGDRFDDAPPVSYPAKLTRLLFERYQHFAGAADKGWVIIPCELIDYNGEALQALVLRYATEWELPQAFIAWLTSANTFCSTLVDRIVTGYPRDEVAAIEAQTGYKDAFLDTAEHFYLFVIQGPASLASELRLDKLALNVRIVDDIKPYKERKVAILNGAHTALVPVAFQAGIDTVGEAMNDAEICAFVEKAIYEEIIPVLDLPRDELASFASAVTGRFRNPYIKHQLLSIALNGMTKYRTRILPQLLAGQKAHGTLPPRLTFALAALIAFYRGERQGESYPVQDDADWMTRYQTLWTRHRDGQMSTRELVTTVLSVADHWQQDLSQIPGLVEHVTADLDAILTHGMRDAVKPLC, encoded by the coding sequence GTGAAAACTTTAAACCGTCGTGATTTCCCCGGCGCGCAGTACCCTGACCGTATCATTCAGTTTGGAGAAGGTAACTTCCTGCGCGCATTCGTTGACTGGCAGATTGATCTGCTCAACGAGCATACCGACCTTAATGCGGGCATCGTGGTCGTGCGGCCTATCGCCACAGATTTTCCGCCGTCGCTGAACACCCAGGACGGCCTTTACACCACCATTATTCGCGGTCTGAACGAGAAGGGCGAAGCGGTCAGCGATGCGCGTCTGATCCGCTCGGTCAACCGGGAGATCAGCGCTTACGCAGACTTCGACGCTTTTCTACGCCTGGCGCATAACCCGGAGATGCGGTTTGTCTTCTCCAACACCACCGAGGCGGGCATCAGCTACCATGCCGGGGATCGTTTTGACGACGCGCCGCCGGTCAGTTATCCGGCGAAACTGACCCGCCTGCTGTTTGAGCGTTACCAGCATTTCGCCGGTGCGGCCGACAAGGGATGGGTGATTATTCCCTGCGAGCTGATCGATTATAACGGCGAGGCGCTGCAGGCGCTGGTTCTGCGCTATGCCACCGAATGGGAACTGCCACAGGCATTTATCGCCTGGCTGACCTCAGCGAACACCTTCTGTTCGACGCTTGTGGATCGCATAGTAACCGGGTACCCGCGCGATGAAGTGGCGGCTATCGAGGCACAGACCGGCTATAAAGATGCCTTCCTTGATACCGCCGAGCATTTCTATCTGTTTGTAATCCAGGGGCCTGCTTCGCTGGCCAGCGAGCTGCGTCTCGATAAACTGGCGCTCAATGTGCGCATCGTGGACGATATCAAGCCGTATAAGGAACGCAAAGTGGCGATCCTTAACGGGGCGCACACCGCCCTGGTGCCGGTGGCCTTCCAGGCCGGGATCGACACTGTCGGTGAGGCGATGAACGATGCGGAGATTTGCGCGTTTGTCGAAAAGGCGATTTATGAGGAGATTATTCCGGTGCTGGATCTGCCGCGCGATGAGCTGGCATCCTTCGCCAGTGCCGTGACCGGGCGCTTCCGTAATCCCTATATTAAACATCAGTTGCTCTCTATCGCCCTCAACGGCATGACCAAGTACCGCACCCGTATTCTGCCGCAACTGCTGGCAGGGCAGAAAGCGCATGGCACACTGCCGCCGCGCCTGACGTTTGCCCTGGCGGCGCTGATCGCCTTTTATCGGGGAGAGCGGCAGGGTGAAAGCTATCCGGTACAAGATGATGCCGACTGGATGACGCGCTATCAAACGCTGTGGACCCGCCATCGCGATGGCCAGATGAGTACCCGCGAGCTGGTCACCACCGTGCTCAGCGTGGCGGATCACTGGCAGCAGGATCTGAGCCAGATCCCAGGTCTGGTGGAACACGTCACCGCCGATCTTGACGCTATCCTGACCCACGGTATGCGCGACGCCGTCAAACCTCTGTGCTGA
- a CDS encoding GNAT family N-acetyltransferase, whose product MTTSFSLRTLSRDDILHHLPALSEILASCVNGGASVSFMLPFAPQTAITFWQRTADSVAAGERIVLAALDADECPVGTVQLITSQPENQPHRADVAKLLVHQNVRRQGIAQALMSELERIARHEGKTVLVLDTATGSGAEQFYVRCGWEKAGEIPRYALMPDGEMTATSLFYKFLP is encoded by the coding sequence ATGACCACATCCTTTTCACTGCGCACGCTCTCGCGTGACGATATTCTCCATCACCTCCCGGCACTAAGCGAGATCCTGGCAAGCTGCGTCAACGGCGGTGCCTCGGTGAGCTTTATGCTGCCTTTCGCGCCGCAAACGGCGATAACGTTCTGGCAACGCACGGCCGACAGCGTGGCAGCCGGGGAGCGCATCGTGCTGGCCGCCCTTGACGCTGATGAATGTCCCGTCGGCACTGTGCAACTTATCACCAGCCAACCGGAAAACCAGCCCCATCGAGCGGATGTCGCCAAATTATTGGTTCACCAAAATGTCCGCCGACAGGGAATTGCCCAGGCGTTGATGAGCGAGCTGGAGCGTATTGCCCGGCACGAAGGGAAGACGGTGCTGGTGCTGGACACGGCGACCGGCAGCGGGGCAGAACAGTTCTACGTCCGCTGCGGCTGGGAAAAAGCAGGGGAAATTCCGCGCTATGCTTTGATGCCTGACGGCGAGATGACCGCCACCTCACTATTTTATAAGTTTCTTCCCTGA